The following DNA comes from Streptomyces sp. Ag109_O5-10.
CGCCCGGGAGGCCACGCGTGTGCTGCGGCCCGGCGGGCGGCTGGCCGTCACCAGCTTCTTCCTGCCGGCCGGCGCCGAGGACGCGGGCGGCGAACTGGCCGCGCGGCTGGAGAGCTTCGCGTCCGGCCTGGACGTGGCCCACCCGCTGGCGTCCCTCCTCGACGCCCTCGTCGGCGCCGGCCTGACCGGCGTACGGGCCGAGTCGATCGGCGACCAGGTCTGGCCGGGCCTGGACCGCTTCCTCGCCGGCGTCGAGCTGCCCGTGCAGTGGCCGCGCAACTTCCTGCCGGCCTACCGCGACGGCCTGCTGGACTACTACGTCGTCACGGCGGACCGCCCGGCCGTCACGACGGACCGCCCGGCCGTCACGACGGACCGCCCGATCGTCACGACGGACCGCCCGGCCGTCACGGCGGACCGCCCGCCGGACGGCGCCTGAGTCCGGGCGGTCACCGCGCGGCGCTGCGCCCGCTCGGGTGGCTCTGCGACGCGTGCCGCGTGGCTGTCCGGCCGCGACCGGACCGACTTGATGATCATCGGTCCGTGACGACCTACGACGGCGCTCGCACCGCCGGCCACCCGCGCCGCACGGCGCCCGCCGGCGCAGCCGCCGCCCCGCGCCGGGGCCTCGCCCGCACCCCCGCCCGCGCCCTCGCCGCGGCCCTGCTCCTGCTCTGCTGCTCCCTGCTGGCCTGCCTGCCGGCCGCACCCCCCGCCGCGGCGCTTCCCCGCCCCGGAGCCGCCCCACGCCCGGCGACGGACGCCGAGGCCCGCACGGACGCCTACCTGGCCGCGCTGCGGACGGCGGGCCCGGACCGCTCCCGGGCCCTGCGCAGGTTCTTCCTGAAGCTGCCCAAGGGCGGCGACCTGCACAACCACCTCTTCGGCGCGGTCAGGACCGAGTACCTGATCGCGCTCGCCGCCGGGGACGGGCTGTGCATCGACACGGCGACGCTGACCGCCGTCCTCCCGCCGTGCGGCCCCGGCACCCGGCCCGCCGCCGACGCCCGCGACGACCGTGCCTTCCGCGAGGCGATCCTGCGCGCCTGGTCCATGTATGGCTTCCCGCCGGACCGCAGCGGCCACGACCACTTCTTCGCCACGTTCGACAGGTTCGGGCTGGTGCCCGCGCTCCACCCGGGCCAGGTGCTCGCGGAGGTCGCCGACTCGGTCGCGGCGCAGCACCAGTTCTATCTGGAGACCATGGTCAACCCGGCCTCCGACCGCGCCGAGCAACTGGCCGACGAGACCGGCTGGGACCCCGACCTTCCCGAGACGTACGCGCGGCTGGCGGCGGGCGGCCGGCTCGACCGGGTGGCCGCCGAGGCCCGCCGCGCGACGGACGACGCCGAGGCCGGGTTCCGGACCGAGGCCCGCTGCGGCACCGACCGGCCCCGCCCCGGCTGCCGGCTCACCCTGCGCTACGTCTACCAGGCCTTCCGCGGCGAGTCCCGCGAACGCGTCTTCACCGAGCTGGCCCTCGGAATGCGGCTCGCCGAGACCGACCCCCGCTTCCTCGCCGTCAACCTCGTCCAGCCCGAGGACGGGCCCGTCGCCCTCGCCGACTACACCGTGCAGATGCGCATGGTGCGGTTCCTGCACACGGTCTACCCGCGGGCCCATGTCACCCTGCACGCGGGCGAGTCGCGACCCGGCCTGGTCGACCCCGAGGACCTGCGGTTCCACGTCCGGGAGGCGGTGGACATCGCCGGCACCGAACGCGTCGGCCACGGCGTCGGCCTTCGCCACGAGGACGACTGGCAGCGGACGGCCCGTACGATGGCCGCCCGGCAGACCGCCGTCGAGGTGCCCTTCACCAGCAACGCCCAGATCCTCGGCGTGCGCGGCGCCGCCCACCCCTTCGACACCTACCGGGCGTACGGGGTACCGGTCGTCCTGGCCACCGACGACCCCGGCGTCTCCCGCACCGACATCAGCCACGAGTACCAGTACGCCGCCGAGACCTACGGCCTGACGTACCCGGAGCTCAAGGACCTGGCCCGCGCCTCCCTGCAGTACGCCTTCCTGCCCGGCGACAGCCTGTGGCAGGGCAACCCCACCCGGCACGGCTACCGTCCGGTCGCGGCCTGCGCCGGGCAGCTCCCCGGCAGCGGGCGGGCGCCGGGGGCGGAGTGCCGGGCGCTGCTCGGCGCGAGCGCGAAGGCGGCGGTGCAGTGGCGTGAGGAGGCCGCGTCGGCGTCGTTCGAGCGGACGTTCGGACGGGCGGCGGACGGCACGGGCGTGCCGTCCGCCGCCTAGCGAGAGACGGACGGCACGGCGGACGGCACCACGGGCGGGACGGTGGAGGTAGGGGCGACCGTGGGGCTGGAATGCTGTGCGGGTGGTGCCGGGCGGGGGCGGTCCGGGGTGTTGGAGGACAGCACGAGGACGACGACGGCCGCGGCGGCCGCTGTGGCGGCGACGGCGACGGACAGCACCCGCCGGATCCGTCGGGTGCCCCAGGTACTTCCGGCAGGCGGGCGGGCCGGTGACAGGTCGTGGGCACTGATGAGCTGCCCGCGCGCTTCGAGCGCCGCGCGCAGCCGCTCCTCGAGCGGCGTCCGATGGCTCATCGGTCCACCTCCAAAAGCTTTTCCAGAGTGGCGAGCGCGCGGCTCGCGGTCGACTTGACGGTGCCACGGGACACGCCGAGGGTCTCGGCGATCTGCGCCTCGGTCAGGTCGGACCAGTACCGCAGGACCAGCACCTCGCGCTGGCGCGCGGTGAGTCGGGCCAGCGCGTCGAAGACCTGCCGGTGCTCCTCGGCGAGCAGCAGCAGTTCGTCGACCGGCGCTCCCGGACCCTGGTACGGCGGGGTGTACGCGCGCGCGGTGCGCCGCCGGCGCAGCACCGAGCGGGCGGCGTTGACCACCGCGGTGTGGAGGTAGGCATGCGCGTCCTGGAGGTCGTCCAACCGTTCGCCGTGCCGACGGCAGACGGCGGCGAAGGCGTCCTGGACGACGTCCTCGGCGGAGTGCAGGTCGTCCACCAGGAAGGCCGCCAGCCGCACCATGTCGAGCCGCCGGGTCCGGTACAGGTCGGCGAGTGTGGGGGCGTCCTTCTCGCCGTCCCGGTCCGCCACCGAACGCAGGTGCCGGAACCGTCGGCCGGGGAGCGGCACGTCGGACGCCGGAGAGGGGGTTGTCCCGGCACGGCGCATGAGCCGGGCCCACCAGGGCAGGGCAAGGGTGAGCTGCATCGTCCTCGTTCACCTCAGGGGTACGGCGGGGCCGGCTCCGGTCCGGCCCCGCCACACCTATGGTCGGCGGCTCAGCGGCCGGTGCTGCCGCGGTAGGGCTTGCCGTTCGCGTCACCCGGCACCGGAACCGGGTCGGTGTCGCCGGACGTGTGCTTGCCCGGGGTGGAGGGGACGGGCCTCGGGTAGGGCTTGCCGTTCGCGTCACCCGGCACCGGAGTCGGGTCGGTGTCACCGGACGTGTGCTTGCCCGGGGTGGAGGGGACGGGCCTCGGGTAGGGCTTGCCGTTCTCGTCACCCGGCACCGGAGTGGGGTCGGTGTCGCCGGAGGAGTGCTTGCCCGGAGCGGAAGGCACGGGCTTCGGCGACACGGTCGCGTGGGCGTGACCGGCGGTGGCCGCCTGGGCGGCGATGCCGCCGCCCACCACCAGGGCGAGACCGGCGGCCGACCCCAGCACCCAGGTGCGCAGGGAACGGTTCGACTTCTTGGCGCGGGAATGCCGCATAGGAAACGACTCCAGAGAGTTCAGGGACGACGCTGACAGGTCGGGCAGCGCCGGGACCCGACATCCCGTCCCGGAAACCGCCTTTCAACCCACCAGACGTGCGGCACCACCCGAGGTTGTCGTGGACCGCGGAAAAGATCCGCGTCCCGGCTCCACCGGGCGCCGGGCTTCCCTGCTGTCGGGCTCCTGCGGCCCTGAACACCCGTGATTCCTGCCTCCCGGCGAACGCGCGCAGTCACTTAGTCTGCACGGGTGACCGACACCCCCGAGCTCACTCTGCTGCCCCAAGTCGCCTGTCGTGGGCGGGAGGTCACCGCGCCGCGGCTGCGCGGGCTGCTCGCGTTGCTGGCGGCGGATCTGCGTACCGGCTGCAGTACCGGGCGGCTGGTGGAGGGGCTGTGGCCGGACGAGCTGCCGGAGCGGCCGGGGAAGGCGGTGCAGATCCTGGTGTCGCGGCTCCGGTCGCAGCTGGGCGCCGAGCTGGTCGTGAGCACGCCGACGGGGTACCGGCTGGGGCTGGACGAGACGCAGGTCGACAGCTCCGCGCTGCTCGTGCGCGAGGCGGCGAGCGCCGAGCGGGCGCGGGCGGGAGACCAGGAGGGCTCCCTGGCGGAGGCCGAGGCGGGGCTGGCCCTGTGGGACGGCAGCGTGGGCGCCGGGGCGGGCGAGGAGCTGCACGACCCGGTCGCGGCGCTGCGGGCGGACCGGCTGCGGGCGTACCGGTCGCTGGTGCGCGCGCACGCCCTCGCGCTCGCCCGGCTGGGCCGGCGGGCCGAGGCCACCGCGCCGCTGACCGAGCTGAACCGGGAGCTGCCGCGGGACGAGGAGGTGCTGGCGGAGCTGCTGCGCTGCGAGGCCGCCGGTGCGGGGCGGGCCGCGGCGCTGGCCCGGTACGACGGCTACCGGCGCCGGCTCCGGGACGAGCTGGGCAGTGATCCGGGGGCCCGGCTCCGGGCCGTGCACCAGGAGTTGCTGAGCGCGGACGCCGCGCCGGTCCGGCACGGGGTGCCGCACGAGCCGAACCCGCTGCTGGGGCGGGACGCCGACGTCGCCGCCGTGGCCGGGCTGCTGCGCGCCGCCCGGGTGGTCACCGTGGTCGGTCCCGGCGGGCTCGGCAAGACCCGGCTCTCGCACGCGGTGAGCCGGGCGGCCGAACAGCCCGTCGTGCACTTCGTCACGCTGGCCGGTGTCACCGGCGACGACGTGGCCGACGAGGTCGCCTCGGCCGTGGGCGGCGGGGAGGCCCGCCAGCTCCCGGGCGGCGGCAAGGACCCGGTGAGCGGGATCGTCGCCGCCCTGGGCCCGGGCCCCGCGTTGCTGGTCCTGGACAACTGCGAGCACGTGATCGCCGCCGCCTCCGCGCTGGTACAGGCCCTGGTGTCGCGGTCGAGCAAGTTGCGGGTCCTGGCCACCAGCCGGGCCCCGCTCGGGCTGACCTCGGAGTCCGTGTACGCCCTGCCTGAGCTGTCCCTGGCGACCTCCGTCGAGCTCTTCGGACAGCGGGCGCGGGCCGCACGGCCCGGGGTGGAGCTGCCCGCGGACCGGGTCGCCGAGATCTGCCGGCACCTGGACGGGCTGCCGCTGGCGGTGGAGCTGGCGGCGGCCCGGGTGCGGGTGCTCTCCGTGGCCGACATCGCGCACCGGCTGGGGGACCGTTTCGCGCTGCTGCGCGGCGGCGCCCGGGACGCCCCCGAACGGCACCGCACGCTGCGGGCCGTGGTCGAGTGGAGCTGGAACCTGCTGGAGCCGGAGGGGCGGGCGGCCCTGCGCGCGCTGTCGGTGTTCCCGGGGGGCTTCGCCGCGGACGCGGCCGAGTACGTGCTCGGCGAGGGCGGGGGCGAGGGCGACGACGACGGTGCCGGCGGCGGCCGGGACGCGACGGA
Coding sequences within:
- a CDS encoding adenosine deaminase, which codes for MLLLCCSLLACLPAAPPAAALPRPGAAPRPATDAEARTDAYLAALRTAGPDRSRALRRFFLKLPKGGDLHNHLFGAVRTEYLIALAAGDGLCIDTATLTAVLPPCGPGTRPAADARDDRAFREAILRAWSMYGFPPDRSGHDHFFATFDRFGLVPALHPGQVLAEVADSVAAQHQFYLETMVNPASDRAEQLADETGWDPDLPETYARLAAGGRLDRVAAEARRATDDAEAGFRTEARCGTDRPRPGCRLTLRYVYQAFRGESRERVFTELALGMRLAETDPRFLAVNLVQPEDGPVALADYTVQMRMVRFLHTVYPRAHVTLHAGESRPGLVDPEDLRFHVREAVDIAGTERVGHGVGLRHEDDWQRTARTMAARQTAVEVPFTSNAQILGVRGAAHPFDTYRAYGVPVVLATDDPGVSRTDISHEYQYAAETYGLTYPELKDLARASLQYAFLPGDSLWQGNPTRHGYRPVAACAGQLPGSGRAPGAECRALLGASAKAAVQWREEAASASFERTFGRAADGTGVPSAA
- a CDS encoding SigE family RNA polymerase sigma factor, whose amino-acid sequence is MQLTLALPWWARLMRRAGTTPSPASDVPLPGRRFRHLRSVADRDGEKDAPTLADLYRTRRLDMVRLAAFLVDDLHSAEDVVQDAFAAVCRRHGERLDDLQDAHAYLHTAVVNAARSVLRRRRTARAYTPPYQGPGAPVDELLLLAEEHRQVFDALARLTARQREVLVLRYWSDLTEAQIAETLGVSRGTVKSTASRALATLEKLLEVDR
- a CDS encoding BTAD domain-containing putative transcriptional regulator codes for the protein MTDTPELTLLPQVACRGREVTAPRLRGLLALLAADLRTGCSTGRLVEGLWPDELPERPGKAVQILVSRLRSQLGAELVVSTPTGYRLGLDETQVDSSALLVREAASAERARAGDQEGSLAEAEAGLALWDGSVGAGAGEELHDPVAALRADRLRAYRSLVRAHALALARLGRRAEATAPLTELNRELPRDEEVLAELLRCEAAGAGRAAALARYDGYRRRLRDELGSDPGARLRAVHQELLSADAAPVRHGVPHEPNPLLGRDADVAAVAGLLRAARVVTVVGPGGLGKTRLSHAVSRAAEQPVVHFVTLAGVTGDDVADEVASAVGGGEARQLPGGGKDPVSGIVAALGPGPALLVLDNCEHVIAAASALVQALVSRSSKLRVLATSRAPLGLTSESVYALPELSLATSVELFGQRARAARPGVELPADRVAEICRHLDGLPLAVELAAARVRVLSVADIAHRLGDRFALLRGGARDAPERHRTLRAVVEWSWNLLEPEGRAALRALSVFPGGFAADAAEYVLGEGGGEGDDDGAGGGRDATELLEQLAGQSLVKVGESAAGVRFHMLETLREFGAARRAEAGEDEAVTDRFLAWARDFGRAHHAGMYGTDAPAAFDRVRAEQDNLVLALRHALARADGPATAAVTAVLASLWSVGNSYTRFVTLAAETGGPLSHFRPGPGHPEDVETARSAAAVCAAGLFMGYGPHAVRQLVTLRRLPPAPADTVPRALAAVLCAVPDMRPPGYARLEELCDADQPLLAGLAAGVASYLWEAAYETERALRYARRMLAAVGTLGNPVMTLLSHGRIGELCLKTERGAEAYDHLRAADALSGAGTWSDAIGVRYGLVSACLQRGEIEEAEYWLARAAPDRQPEAAQAFSPELLQARAEIALARGLTEVGLGLWRQAAAGIREAGALAADDPFLDSWSLQVQAAALAAHAQHGRLEPVAELAGHLRQRLLGMLSGDASGAGDLLELPVYGSVLLALGHAGLAGGDPAAVRLLALAEVLPVMRDLPTLSSARSRRAAENADGAAYADARSEYAALGRDQLRVAARQALHEVTAGARG